From the Alphaproteobacteria bacterium genome, the window TGGTCGGTCGGCAGGCCGGTGGCCAGGATCGCGCTGGCCATGATCCCGCGCGAGAACGGCAGGTGCAGGCCGACGCGGTCGCGGACGGTGACGACGGCGGATTGCGACGCGACCGGGTCGATCGGCATGGCGGTCCTCGGCTGGGGTGGAGGCGGCTTGCCGAGAGATGGGGTGCGCGCGGCGCGGCGGCAATCCACCGGCCGCCCGTTCACCGACTGTCAAGCCGTCGGCGCTAGGCTGGAGGCCGGTTTCCCAGGTAGGCGGCCGCGGATGGACTGGCTCTACGACTACGGCGTGCATGCCGCGGTCAACTTCCTGCTGAATTTCGTCGGCCCGGATGCCTTCCTGGGCCCGCTGCCGGTGCTGGTGGCGCTGGCGCTGGCGCTGGCGGTGATCGCGGTGCGGCTGCGCGGGCGCCGCTCGGTCGGCCGCCTGCTGCGCATCGCCTTCCCGCGCCGCATCTTCCTGCACCGCTCGGCCCTGCACGACTACGCGCTGTTCGCCATCAACGACGGGTTGCTGTTCGTCGTCACCGGCGCCGTCCTGCTGACGCCCGGCTTCGTCAGCGAGGCGCTGCAGGCCGCCGCCGGCTGGCTCGGCTGGAGCGCACCCGCCGCCGCCGGCACGCCTTCGGCGGTCGAGTTGGTGCTGTTCACCCTGTGGCTTACGCTGGCCTGGGACTTCTCGGCGACCTACGCCCACTACCTGAAGCACCGCGTGCCGCTGCTGTGGGAGTTCCACAAGGTGCATCACAGCGCCGCGGTGATGACGCCGGTCACCGCCAACCGCCGCCACCCGCTGGAGGCGGTGTTCGGCGGCATCGTCTCGGCGCTTGTGCTGGGTGCGGCGGTCGGGCTGTGGCAGCTGCTGTTCGGCCCGGCGGTGACCCAGCCGCTGACCATCCTCGGCGCGGCCGCCGGCGTGTATCTGTGGCGGCTGCTCGGCTACAACCTGCGTCACAGCCACGTGTGGATCTCCTACGGCCCGTTCTGGAGCCGGGTGTTCATCTCGCCGGCGCAGCACCAGGTCCACCACAGCGTCGACCCGCGCCACTACGACAC encodes:
- a CDS encoding sterol desaturase family protein — its product is MDWLYDYGVHAAVNFLLNFVGPDAFLGPLPVLVALALALAVIAVRLRGRRSVGRLLRIAFPRRIFLHRSALHDYALFAINDGLLFVVTGAVLLTPGFVSEALQAAAGWLGWSAPAAAGTPSAVELVLFTLWLTLAWDFSATYAHYLKHRVPLLWEFHKVHHSAAVMTPVTANRRHPLEAVFGGIVSALVLGAAVGLWQLLFGPAVTQPLTILGAAAGVYLWRLLGYNLRHSHVWISYGPFWSRVFISPAQHQVHHSVDPRHYDTNFGHIFAVWDRLLGTLYVPAPGERVRFGIADADMARMATLRGLYLAPFAQSARLLAAPFRRRAALRPAGRG